CTAGTAATCATGTCCACTCTGTTTTTGCAGAAACATTGATCCATTATTTTATGACTGTCATTAAAAAACACCATTTGTCTCCTTATATTTGTGAATGGGGGGCAGGGGAGGGTCAGTTTGCCAATCATGCTTTATCTTTTTTGGAAAAGAATTATCCGGATTTTTATGAAGAGACCACATACATTATTCTGGAGACGAGTCCTTATCATCGGAAAATCATTGAAAAAAATCTTCAGGCTCATAAAAGTAAAGTAATTCTATTCTCCTCATTTGCTGAATTAACTAAAGCGATCGTGTCGTTCGATGGGGTTGTGTTTTCTAATGAATTGATTGATGCCTTCCCTGTTCATCGTGTAAAAATGACGACTAATGGCCTTCAAGAAATAAAAGTGAATTTGGAAGATAACCAATTAATGGAGGTAAACGTGCGTTGTGAAAATGAAGATATCATTAACTGGCTTGATATCTATGGCCCTAAACTTCCTGAAGGGTACTGCACTGAGGTAAATTTAGCATTGAAGGATTGGATGAGTAAGCTAAGAAGCTGGCTAAATAAAGGGCTATTAGTGACCATTGATTATGGCTACAAAAACGAAGAGTTAGTCCAGCCACAACGTAAAGAAGGTTCTATAAGAGGGTATAAAAACCATACGTTAGTGACCAACCCATTGAGGTATCCAGGAGAAATGGATTTAACGACTCATGTGGCATGGGATGCGTTTAATCAATTAGCGGAGGGATTAGGGTTCTCGACCATTTATCACGGATTTCAGGAGCAATTTTTATTAAAAGCTGGGATATTAACGTTCTTAGATGCGTCAGCCCATATGACACCATTCTCAGATCAATTCAAAAAAAATCAGGCTATTCAATCACTTCTCCACCCGTCTGGTATAAGTGCTTTTTTTCAGGTGAATGTTCAAAGCTTAGCATTAAAAATGGCTACTCATGAGCTATTGAATAACGACCTGATGAAATAGATCACGTGCATGTATCGTGTTAATACAATATGAATAGGGGTTGCCCTCATAAGTTGATAACTGATAGGACAACCCCATTTTCTGTTTAATGGCCACCGATTTCTGGAACCATAATAAATGTTGTGTAGTAAGTAAAACCGACAAAAAATAACGTTAAGTATGCTCCAAAGATGTAAATATAGACACGTTCGGAAAGCTTTAAATAGCTTAGTGCAATGAACATACCGGTTTGAGCAAAGAAAAGAATGGCAACTGCATGCATTTCCCCAACCATAAACAGCACAGCCATAATTCCTGTCCAGAAACCACAAACGCGAAACATACGATCCACGTTACCCCTCCTTTATATGTATCATACCCAAAAAACATGAACGCAGTAAGTACACTTTATTATAAATCGTATAACAAGCTTTGTAAACTGTTCATACTAAATAAAAAATAGTAAAGCACTTGCTAAAGGCAAGTGCTAGCTATCTACGACTACAGTAGTGTATGTGCATGCCATCTCATTACGCTGAAACATGTTCCCTTCTTCTTTTAGCTTTATATCGCCAAAGAAAAAACGAAATATACCGTTTATAAAAGCGTGGTGCATTTGGCAGACACCTAAGCTAGTAGGTGCTATTTCTTTAAATGTGCAATTGTAAATTCGAAAAACAATTTCACGTTTTTCTTCATCAAAATGCATTTCCGGGTTTAATCCTTGATTTAGGGCAATTTTTTCGATAAATGTCACTTTTTCTGCTGAAACCATATGTTCAGGGTTTTGTCCTAATGATGAAACAAATTCTCGTGCAGATTCGTAACCAAACTTTTCCCCAGTTTCAATTAACGCTTTTTTTCCTTCGTCTCCGAAAGATGAGAGAGATTCAATGGCAATTTCTGCTAGTCGTTGGAAATCTCGATAAGGAAACTGAAGGCTGACCACTTCATTCGATAATCTATAAAACCTACTAGGGCGCCCGCCTTTACCAGTTTTTTTTGTTTCCGACACTAACATTGCCACATCTTCAAGTTTAGATAAATGTAATCTGGCAACATTTGTATGGATTTTAAACGTATCAGCGATCTCTTGAACGGTAATATCACGATGTTGACGGCTAATATATTGATAAATGGAAAAACGTGTAGGATCCGACAAAACGCCGGTAATCTTTAATGTTTGTTGTTCCATACTTTTCACTCCCTGCAATAAACTAAGTCCATTATATTACAGGAGAATAGATAAATAAATGCATTATCAAGCTAAATATGTGACTAAACTAGTAAAATATAGTGGCAGATCAATAAAGTAAAGAAATTTATGTTTTATTCTAAAAGAAAGAAGGAATAAGGGTAATAATGTCGAAAAAGTACATAGACAAACTAAGGAGGATGTTATTATATGAGTAAAATGGATACGAAAGATTTTCTTATAGGCGCTGTTATCGGTTCGATTGTTGGAGCATCAGCTGCCATGTTATTTACCCCAAAGTCAGGCCGTGAACTGCGGACAGATATTAATGAAAAAGCTAATCAAGCTAAAGATAAAACGGTGGAATTAACGCATGCTGCTAAGGAAAAAGGAACTGAATATAGTCAGCTCGCTAAAGAAAAGTCTGATGAATGGTCTAAAGTGGCTAAAGAGCAGTGGAATAAAGTAGCGGACCGTACTGTTGGTATTTCTAATAAAGCGGCACAAATGGGGGAAGATCTTGCCTCAGATGTGAAAGAACTTATGGAAAATGAGAAGGCGGAAGGTAAGAAACTAGCGAAGCAAGTTGTTAAGGAAATTGAAGAAACGAAAGAGAAATTAAAAGATGATGTAGAAGAATTTAAAGATAAATAAGGACTTATATAAACCGGCCAATGGCCGGTTTTTTAATGCTCAGGAGACAAAAGATGTAAAAGAAAGGCAACTGTTTAGGAGAGATCACAGATTTGAGACGAACACCACTGGCTATTTAAAGAGAGGTAGCCTTGGAAATGAATTGTCACAGAGTCATAATATTTAAAAGGACTTTAGACTAATAAAGCTAAGCTTCAATCAGTGGCGTTTTCCTTCATCGCCCACTGATTGTTCGTTTAACTTATGGGACCTTTAAGGGCAGTTTATCCCCCACCTAAACTTTTCGACCTTCTTAAGTTTTGAGGTGGGGGTTTTACTGCCCCTTAAAAGTAGGATAAATAAGGAAGGAGATAAAATATAAAATAAAGAAGGAATTTGAAAATAAGTGGCGAATAGTATATTCTAGAAGAAAAAAGGAGGTGATTTATATCAGTGGACGTAATTCATAAAATTCACCTGATCGTCAATGATGCCCTCCATCTAGGAGCATCAGATATTCATTTTATTCCTTTAGAAGGTTACGCGGTTATTCGTATGCGTGTAGATGGTAAGATTAGGATTCGACAAAAACTTCCCAATAATATGATGAGAAAACTTATCTCTCATTTAAAATTCGTTTCTGGAATGGATATTGGAGAACGTCGAAGACCGCAAAACCGCGGCCTTGACATGCGTGTCGGTGAGCGCACGATTCGCATGAGATTATCAGCTTTCCCCTCACTGCCTTCTGAAACCCTCGTTATGAGACTCTTTCTCAGTCACAACTTTCCCATAAAGCGATTAGCTTTATTTCCTGCTCAGGCTCAACTCCTTAAAGATCTTACTTCAACTACTTCAGGTCTTATCATTATTTCTGGGCCTACTGGGGTAGGGAAAACGACGACACTTTATTCATTACTAAAAGAAAGACAAAATGAAACATATGAGAACGTGATTACATTAGAAGACCCTATTGAACAACCTGAGACACATTTTTTACAAATGGAAGTCAATGAGAAGGCAGGGGTCACCTATGCGACTGGTTTAAAGAATTTACTTAGGCATGATCCTGATATTATTATGTTAGGGGAAGTCCGTGATCATGAGACAGCCAAAATGGCAGTGAGAGCCGCATTAACTGGTCATTTAGTTGTAACGACTGTACACAGCAGCTCTGCCACAGGCGTGATAAAACGATTAATTGATTTGAGTATACCTCATGGTGACTTAGAAGAGGTGCTTCATGCTGTTGTGGCCCAGAGGCTCGTACAATTGACTTGTCCATTTTGTCCTCATGGATGTTCACTATATTGTGGCCAATATCGTGGCAGAAGAAGAGCCGCTCTTTTTGAGATTTTGTATGGAGAAGGATTACAAAGCTCCTTAAATAAGACTAGTTTTAGTGACAATACAGAAGAAGTTCTTGCTCACTCTATGACTCGTACATTTAATATGGCAGTAGCTTTGGGATATGTTCATCAGACAGAACATCGCTCAATATAGATGGGAGGGGAGCTATGCCTCACTTATTTAAAACTGACCGCTCACGCAGTGACTTTCTTTATCAACTGTCATCATTACTTAATGAAGGTTACACGCTGTCAGAAGCAATCAACATGCAGATACAATTCAGTAATAATAAAAGAAAGGAGTGGCTAGAAGTCGTTTATTCCCACCTTCTTCACGGAGAATCGTTAACAGACCAATTACTGACGAAAGGGTTTCCAAAGGAAATTTTAAGCTACTTAACGTTTATGGAAAGATACGGTGACCTTCGTGTTGGATTACAGCGAGCATCCGATATTCTTAAAAAAAGAAGTGAGCTTAAAGAAAAAATAAGAAAAGTGATTCATTATCCAATTTTATTGTTAAGTGGGCTTATAATAATGGGCGTTATTATGGTGGAAGGTGTCCTACCTCAATTTGCTCTTTCGTTTCAATCAATGAATCAGGAACTCCCTGTCCTTACTCGTATGATACTCGTTATGAGTAGATGGTTAAATTTACCTTTTATTAGTTTGTGTGCAACAGTCATTTTAATTGTCATCATGTGGTTTAGAAGGAAACCCGTTATGGATCAAATCGGCCTAGCCCTTTCTATTCCTCTTGTAAAACATTACCTCAGACAACTTCTTACGTATTACTTCACATCTCAATTTTTTCCTCTTCTCAATAATGGCTTTTCGCTTAAAGAAACATTAAACATTATAGAAAAAGGGGCGTATCTAACTTTTTTTCAACAAGAAGCCCTTCGACTTAGACTAGGGTTAGAAGCAGGGTATGATTTAGCTGATCTAGTTAGAGAAGTTCCGTTTTATTTGCCGCAATTGTACACCGTCATGTCAATGGGAGAGTCTAAGGGAGACCTAGGAAAAGAATGTGAAAGGTTCTCTGAATTCTTATTTCACCAAATGTACGAGAATACTTACAAAGTACTTCAAGTATTTCAACCAGCTATTTTGTGCGTAATCGGTATGGGGATTACACTTTTATTTTTGTCTATGATGCTCCCAGTATTATCTATTATGGACGGTTGGTAAGGAGGTGAAAGGGGTGGTTTAAGAGGCAGTTTAAAAAGAAGGAGGAAAGGGTTACCTTTATTTCTCAGCCTATTTTCGGGTTGTAACGCATTTTCAAAAAAGAGACATAATGTTTACTTGTAGGAGGTTAAAATTTATTTTGTTTGTTTTTATGCTTGATCATTTGCTTTTCGTCCATCCATTTAACTAAATCAAGCTCTTTTTTATTTAATAATCTTCCTAACGCTAGAGCGATTTTTTTATGGCGAACTTTCATAGTGTAATGGGCAGTAGATGAAGTCACTAAACATAACCTCCTTAAGAACAAAATCATATTTTAAAAAAATATATGCTCATAACGATTATATATGACTTGAGGGAGAAAGAACAGAGGATATTGTCGATGGATTTAGAACAATGACGAATCATAGGTTTAGTTAAACGTATGTGTCAAAAATTTTGCATGATGCCATGCTGTATAT
The Salipaludibacillus sp. LMS25 DNA segment above includes these coding regions:
- the comGA gene encoding competence type IV pilus ATPase ComGA, which codes for MDVIHKIHLIVNDALHLGASDIHFIPLEGYAVIRMRVDGKIRIRQKLPNNMMRKLISHLKFVSGMDIGERRRPQNRGLDMRVGERTIRMRLSAFPSLPSETLVMRLFLSHNFPIKRLALFPAQAQLLKDLTSTTSGLIIISGPTGVGKTTTLYSLLKERQNETYENVITLEDPIEQPETHFLQMEVNEKAGVTYATGLKNLLRHDPDIIMLGEVRDHETAKMAVRAALTGHLVVTTVHSSSATGVIKRLIDLSIPHGDLEEVLHAVVAQRLVQLTCPFCPHGCSLYCGQYRGRRRAALFEILYGEGLQSSLNKTSFSDNTEEVLAHSMTRTFNMAVALGYVHQTEHRSI
- a CDS encoding YtxH domain-containing protein, producing the protein MSKMDTKDFLIGAVIGSIVGASAAMLFTPKSGRELRTDINEKANQAKDKTVELTHAAKEKGTEYSQLAKEKSDEWSKVAKEQWNKVADRTVGISNKAAQMGEDLASDVKELMENEKAEGKKLAKQVVKEIEETKEKLKDDVEEFKDK
- a CDS encoding metalloregulator ArsR/SmtB family transcription factor, producing MEQQTLKITGVLSDPTRFSIYQYISRQHRDITVQEIADTFKIHTNVARLHLSKLEDVAMLVSETKKTGKGGRPSRFYRLSNEVVSLQFPYRDFQRLAEIAIESLSSFGDEGKKALIETGEKFGYESAREFVSSLGQNPEHMVSAEKVTFIEKIALNQGLNPEMHFDEEKREIVFRIYNCTFKEIAPTSLGVCQMHHAFINGIFRFFFGDIKLKEEGNMFQRNEMACTYTTVVVDS
- the comGB gene encoding competence type IV pilus assembly protein ComGB, with translation MPHLFKTDRSRSDFLYQLSSLLNEGYTLSEAINMQIQFSNNKRKEWLEVVYSHLLHGESLTDQLLTKGFPKEILSYLTFMERYGDLRVGLQRASDILKKRSELKEKIRKVIHYPILLLSGLIIMGVIMVEGVLPQFALSFQSMNQELPVLTRMILVMSRWLNLPFISLCATVILIVIMWFRRKPVMDQIGLALSIPLVKHYLRQLLTYYFTSQFFPLLNNGFSLKETLNIIEKGAYLTFFQQEALRLRLGLEAGYDLADLVREVPFYLPQLYTVMSMGESKGDLGKECERFSEFLFHQMYENTYKVLQVFQPAILCVIGMGITLLFLSMMLPVLSIMDGW
- a CDS encoding DUF2626 domain-containing protein is translated as MDRMFRVCGFWTGIMAVLFMVGEMHAVAILFFAQTGMFIALSYLKLSERVYIYIFGAYLTLFFVGFTYYTTFIMVPEIGGH
- a CDS encoding class I SAM-dependent methyltransferase; the protein is MGNLIDRLLEYGEPPWDFADYMQVALYDPDVGYYMQPKVKLGYKGDFYTSNHVHSVFAETLIHYFMTVIKKHHLSPYICEWGAGEGQFANHALSFLEKNYPDFYEETTYIILETSPYHRKIIEKNLQAHKSKVILFSSFAELTKAIVSFDGVVFSNELIDAFPVHRVKMTTNGLQEIKVNLEDNQLMEVNVRCENEDIINWLDIYGPKLPEGYCTEVNLALKDWMSKLRSWLNKGLLVTIDYGYKNEELVQPQRKEGSIRGYKNHTLVTNPLRYPGEMDLTTHVAWDAFNQLAEGLGFSTIYHGFQEQFLLKAGILTFLDASAHMTPFSDQFKKNQAIQSLLHPSGISAFFQVNVQSLALKMATHELLNNDLMK